A window of Chanos chanos chromosome 15, fChaCha1.1, whole genome shotgun sequence genomic DNA:
TATTGTGTTTTGCGGTTGGCATAGGAGTTTGAACAGTGCCATAGAGATGCAGAAGTTAGAGAGCAGAGCACCATTGTATTTCCTGGGTTGAAGTTGTATTGAATGGTATGCGTTTTGACTGattctttgttcatttctccCTATTTTATTCCTTATTTTCCCTGTTCGCctggaatagggagaccggggccacctcctggagccaggcctgggaggggagcccGTAGATGAgtgcctggtggctggacctgccacggggtccggccgggctcagcccgaatgaacaacgtggggctgccctgtcatgggcccaccacctgcgaggggagaaataggggccaggtgcgatgccacacgggtgacaggatggggcgagggccccagcagACTGGACTTACgctgcagaaactggcttttggtacgtggaatgtcacctctctaggtgggaaggagccggaacttgtgcagcaggtggagcgataccaactagatatagttgggctcacttctacgcacagccttggctctggaaccaaactcctggatgggggctggactctgtccttctctggagttgcctggggtgagaggcggcgggcaggtgtggggttacttgttggcccccgactgagcgccgctgtgttggagtttgtcccggtgaatgaaagggttgcctcactgcgccttcgggttgcaggggggaaatctctgactgtcgtgacggcgtacgcaCTGAACGCGTAcaagacttcaatgctcacgttggcaatgatggagagacttggaggggagtgactgggaggaacggcctacccgatctgaaaccgagtggtgctttgttgttggacttctgtgtgagtcatggattgtccataaggaacaccatgttcgagcataaggcagctcataaatatacctggtaccagagctccttaggccaacggtcgatgatcgactttgtagtctcatcagacctgcggccgtatgtgctggacactcgggtgaagagaggggcagagctgtcaactgatcaccacctggtggtgagttggatcagatggcgggggaggctgccggacagacctggtaaacccaagtgcatagtgagggtgaactgggaacagttggctgaggaccctgtccggaagatcttcaactcacacctccggaggagcttctccctgatcccgagggaggctagggacatggagtctgaatgtaccctgttcagagcctccattgttgaagcggcagctttgagctgtggccagacggtcgtcggtgcctgtcgtggcggcaacccaaggacccggtggtggacgccacctgtgagggaagccgtcaggctgaagaaggaggccttctgggcttggctagcacgggggactccggaattggctgacaggtaccggcatgccaaaagggctgcagcgacggctgtcatggaagcaaaaactcgggtatgggaggagtttggggaggccatggaaaaggactttcggttggcctcaaagaggttctggcaaaccgtcaggcgactcaggaagggcaggcagggcctcgtccaggctgttctcagcagggacggggaggtcctgacctcaactgaggatgagGTCGGAcagtggaaggaacactttgaggagctcctaaacctgactgacacgccctccatagaggaggcagggccagaagatataggagggtcgtcacccatctctctggcagaggtcactgaggcagttagaaaactctggagtggcaaggcgccaggagtggatgagatctgccctgaaatgctgaaggctttggatgttgttgggctgtcatggctgacacgcctcttcaacgttgcgtgggagtcatcagggacagtgcctgtggagtggtaGACGGGgatggtggtccccatttttaaaaaaggggaccggagagtgtgctccaattatcagggtatcacactactcaactgttcacccttgcacggatactggagggatcatgggaatttgccaatccagtctacatgtgttttgtagacctggagaaggcttacgatcgtgtcccctggggtgtcctgtggggggtactgcgggagtatggggtgccaggttcgcttctgcgagccattcggtccctgtataatcgaagtgagagctgtgtccgtattctcagtacaaagtcaaactcattcccagtgagtgttggactctgcCAGGGCTGTatcttgtctccgatcttgttcttaattttcatggacaggatctcaagttgcagtcggggtgaggagggtgtccagtatggtggccttaggattgcgtctctgctttttgcagatgatgtggttctgttggcctcatcaaactgtgacctccagcacgcgttggggcggtttgcagccgagtgtgaagcggttgggatgaggatcagcacctccaagtccgaggccatggccctatgccggaaaaaggtggaagttcaagtatctcggggtcttgttcatgagtgagggtaaaatggagcgggagatcgtcaggcggatcggggcggcggagGCAGTcttgcggtcgttgtaccggactgtcgtggtgaagaagaagctgagtcagaaggcaaggctttCAATTTatcagtcgatctttgttctaaccctcacctatggtcacgagctctgggtagtgaccgaaagaatgagatcgcggatacaagcggcagaaatgagcttcctccgaagggtggctgggcgcacccttagggatagggtgaggagctcggacacccgggaggagcttggagtagagccgctgctcctccgcattgaaaggagccagttgaggtggttcgggcacgtagtcaggatgcctcctggacgcctccctatggaggtgttctgggcgcgaccaactgggaggagaccccggggaagacccaggacacgttgggagaactatatatctcggctggcctgggaacgccttgggatcccccagggaggagctggtggatgtagccgggaaagggatgtctgggctaccctcctcagcctgctgccaccgtgacccggtcccggataagcgggagaacatgatgatgatgatgatgatgattttccCTGTTCCCTATTTTATTGATTCAACCCATGCCATTCCCTTTCCATTACGTCCCCAGACAACCATAGGCCTCAGTTGAAGCCCCCAACCTCTTTTTGTGAGTGTCTTTTCCCCTATTTGCTGTGGGTAGTGTAAGGGCCTCATGCTACACATGGAATGGTTTCTCACAATCCAAATTGTTAACCTGACACAAAACCTCACCCCATTTAATACCTTGGTACTGTGGTCTGCTGGGTACAGCTGGACCACAAACTGTGATGCTTACTGGTCAGAAAACACTTTGTGAGTGAGCTAACTTTTGTTAGGGTGGTCCAACTCATTGTTCACTTCTCATCGTTAAACTGTGTTTTTCAACCTAAATAGTGTTTGCATGAACTTCTCTCTTCTACTTTTTCTGACCATGCTGTGCATACAATTGACTTTGCTAGTCAAGATTTCAGAGGCTGGATTGCAAAAGTTGTGGTAATTTGTATGGTActgtcaggcgtgcagtggagctggacccaaacagAACAGGATGTCAGCTAGGGAGCTGAGCTGGGCCAGGGAAACGGCCTCAGGAACAGGACAGGATGTCAGCTAGGGAGCTGAGCTGGGCCAGGGAAatggcctcgggaacagggcaggacatcAGCTAGGGAGCTGAGCTGGGCCAGGGAAatggcctcgggaacagggcaggacatcAGCTAGGGAGCTGAGCTGGGCCTGGGCAGcggagtccccccccccccccccccccaaaaaaaaaatcaggtgaggggcggagacatacataacaggagcacaagacatatcaaaacaaaagtacaaaacaaggtgcaggctgtgacaggtACCTTTTAGTTGGGGAGGAAGAGAATGGTTACAGTAGAATGACTAGGACCTCACTCCTTTTGCATGTTTCATCTTCACCATGTTTTTCAAGGGTCATCTGGGTCACTGCGACACTTTTTGACTGTCATTtgtcagaaaacattttaagtaTTATAATCCACTCATTACATCAATTAGATCTTTGACAAAGTTGGTCAAACTGCTATAGTCAGACATTCAAAGGGCATCAAGAAGAACTGAATCATTAGTCTCCCTCTCCTTGCTCAGACAATAGCAAGGGTGCCTCTTCTAGCGCTACTCCTCAACTACCAGTGACTGAACGTTATGTTTATATTGTTAGAGAGAGGAACTATCGAAGGATTTATGGTTAATGTTTTCTATTTGAAGGTGCAGCACCTGTTGAGAATCAGGTGGAAGCAGTACCTAGAcccccagctgtgtgtctgcagactggaaggctgtttttgtgtgacttCCTTGATTGGGAAACTAAATGTGAGGTCAGGTGTCACCCTGTAGCTGAAAGAAATGAACCAGAAAAGGTCTTTTCAATTATACTTGGCATTTATGGGTCCTCTCATTGATTTGCAAAAGCAGTTCTTCCAATACCAGCAATATGAGGGGGAATCACTTTTTAAGTATTCATGAGCCCTGCCATACAACATCTGCAAGTAGCCATTGATAACAAGGGGAGTCAGTCagctttttttattattattattattattgaaaagCTTGTGGACAGAATTTGAGTTGAGCTGTAAAACGGACACTTTCAGACTTTATTTCAGTATCTAGTGAATCACCCTCATTCTAAGTTTAACTCTgcacgtgttttgtttttgtttctgttgttgtttgcttgcttgtttgtttgtctttgtttgtttatgtgcatgtaagTTATTTGCTTTTGTCCACTACTGTAATGATCATTTCTATCTGTGAGGTGaaaaatttatttttaagaacCTACTAAGGGTTGGTGGTAATAATGATCCCATACTACAATGTTATGTGATGTCCAAAAGGTTTAAGAGACCGGAGTTTTTGCTGACACTAAAGAATTGTATAGTTCATGTGTTAATAGTTTTTCTTTATTGGAAACTCCCATACAGTGAAGAGATGTTAAGTTCTAATGACTATTCTGATttgtttactttctctctttaattatTTACATGTGAATAAACCAGTCTATTTGTTGTTACAAAAAGATAAGTCTGAACATTGGTCCTTGAGGGGGCATCTCATCTTTGTATTTGGAACCTGTTGAGGTGGGATAACAATTTCAGAAAACTATAGTTTCACCCACCTAGAACTTTGGGGTTTGCAAAGTGTCTTGTCCATATACCTGGGGCCTAGCACTCACCAGTTTAGCCATCCACACCTTAGTTTAGGAAGAGAGATGAACTGAGTTGGAGGAAGATCCCCTATGATCCTTCTTTGTGGCTGTGACCTTTCAAGGCTACAGAGTGCTATACTGAACTCCTATCAAGGTATGCTTGCTTTTTACCCATTTGTAACTGATTTACATGATGCAGCTGGTGTACCTGTCTGTAACTGTACATTACATCAACAGATCTATTTATAAACTTGGTAAACTGAATCCCAGTGTCTTAATATTTTGCTTCAGTTATGGCTTAAGAGAGGACATGTCTGCCCACTTTATGTGGTGGTGTTCACAACTACTGTAAAGAATGTGCTCAATGATGACCAAATTTCTGAAATTTTGTAATaacaaacaatatttgtttttaatcctcCAAATTGCACGTAGCTGGAAAATCTATTAGCAAAGTTAACCATACAATGTACTTATATTTAGCCATATTAtggatttacatttattttctgagCTGCCTGGATATTCCTAATTTTGTACCTTTAATACTCAGTCTTCTTACTCAGCAGTTCATGTGATGAAATGAACGTGCCATTATCTAGTCATTGACGCTCGTCTATACGTGTGAAGAAATGCTGAGGTTCTTATCAGTATTGAGCTGTCCTAAATAATTGCCATTGAAGTAAATACCCTTACcataacacgcacacacacacagtcaccccgATAATGCTGTACTTTGGCATTCTAATACTACTGCACTCAAACCAAAATCTCTTTATAACCTGTTTTTGCAGGTTAAGcaaataaaaagcagaaaattATGGAACTTGTGGGTTAAATCATAGTGTAGGTTACATTTCATCTGTAAATAAATTTAAGTATGATGATGACTTCTCAAatattttaagatttaaaatgAGTTTGGCTGATATTTTAAACCATGGATAATTCAGGGCATAAATAATTGGATTCATACATGAATTCAGGTACATAAACCAACGAAGAAAAGTCTCCAGAAGAGATAAAGATGTGATCTTTTCCAGTGAAAGAGTCAAAATGTAATACGGCATCCAACAAAGAAGATAAATGACAACAGTAATACCTAAGGTTTTTGCTGCTTTCCTTTCAGACTTTTTAAGAGTGTGACCATTACCTCCAAGTTTGGTGCTAACTGTTACAGAGTTAATAACCTTGACCTGATACTTTGCTACACAGTAAATTCTCAAGTATAATACTATAACAATGAGACAAGGGGCAAGCAATGAAACAAAGACGTCAATGACCACCCAAATGAAACTGATGACAAGACGACACTCGCCATGGCATGTGCTTCTTGTCTCTGCATAAAATATATGATTGTGTagcatacacacagaataaacGGAGGAGCATAACCAGGTAATAGAGATACAAAATGTAGCCTTATGAAGAGTCACTTTAAAGGTGTAATGCAAAGGATCACTCACTGCAATATATCGGTCAACAGATATAAAGACTATATTACCAAGAGAAGCAGAAACAACCACAAACAGAACGACTGGAAAtgatacacaaaacacatctccaaAATACCAGCATGTTTCAATTAATCGAATGCCCTCCAATGGCATAACAAACAATCCAACAATCATATCTGCCACAGCCATAGAAAGGATGAGCAAGTTGGTTGGAGTATGCAGCTGTTTGaagtgagagatggagatgatCACCAACAGGTTCAGAATCACAGTgcaaactgacactgataaAAAGAAGAGGTACATAATAATATATTCAAACTTAGGTCGCAAATTCCTATTGCATGATGAGTTGTCCAGTGGATAACAGTATTGCATATCCATGACGTTCAAGTTTATCAAAGTATCTTATGTCTTCAGAAGCCTGTCTGAATGTGAGAGTCATTACGAGCTTTCAGtatatttttagttttcttGTCCTTTACACTATGCATGTGGATTCTGCAAAAACTCCATCAAATCAGTTTTTATATGTTTGAGGGGAACTTACTCCTCCCTTATTATGACGTGATAAAATTAGCCATTGAAAATACCTCCCCATATTCTTCTGGCAAGCTCCCAGCTGACAATAACGCTaaaaaatctataaaataataatagcaatTTGTATATGCCATAAAGggtttaaaaataatcaataaagTGATTTGGCTATATGCATGAATGTAGACAATGGAAACCTGCATCACCAATTGTTTTAATATCTTTGAGGTTTAATGCATTATTACTGACTTATGGCTGAGGTTCATGACCAGACTCAAACATCTTCAGGTGAATGCTATCCAGTCATATACTTGTCCCGAAACTGTTTTGCAGATGTGGTGAGGAATGCTGTCACAACTTCACATGTAAAAGAAGTGTACTGCATATTTATCTCTTGGTTTGGTTTGTGATATGACATTTTAATTAGGCCTCCAGTTACGTTGGCATATGTTAAAAAGTTCTATTTGAGGTTTTATTAGAGATTCTGATCCAATCTAATCAAAGTGTGGctatgataaaataaataatattattgGCTTCCAAATAGTTTCAGACAAAAAATTTTATATGCATGTCAACATCACAATTTTACCACTActattgtcacagcctgcaccttaatttggactcttgttttgatatgtctttgtgcgcctgttctgtgtccgtccctcacctgttcctgtttgttgtatttattaacctcgttctccccttgttaatttcgtccaatcatgtttgccctgtttagttttcctcttgtatttaagcccttgtgtttcccctgtctcttgtctatcgctgtttgtgttttgaacacactgttttcgctgcacctttttgttatcagttttgtttcagtgtgcacctgtattttgatcttctttttgtaagtaaagtcctccttttgtcaccttcatcatcgtgtcttgcacttgggtcctgcaccactccaccggCGTGACAACTATACTCAAACTAACCGTAATTAGAAAATAAATTGTGTAGTCGAACTTAGAGTTTATTTCAGATGTTCTTCAAAACTGCTTGCTGGGATAAGGGacaattttctttttggtgCCTTAAATGTGTCCTGCAGTGCAATACTTCGTTAATCACTTTTCATGTAATGGAACGTGTCTGTGAAGGAGTGTGTCACATCAAAATGCCATTCTGATCATTCAAGCGACTTTCTTAAAATGGTTTTGGTGTAACCTTTATTACTTATAGTCATTTTCTTACATTCtcagaacaaaaacatcttCTGGCATAGGATgcaaatttctctttttaaagttCAGAGAACAGTTTAGCCTTCAaatctttgttcagaaagaataAAACTGCTGCTTTTGTTTGGTAACATTCATGCTTGTCTTATGAAGCTTAACAATATTTTTGCCTTGGAAAAATAGAGAAAATCCCTCTGTCCTTGTAACGGCTGTGTAATAAGCCGCATATACAGGCCGCCCTATTGATACAGTTTTCACcccatttatcatttatgtacatatatacatacaattATATTGTCACcctcttgtctgttttttggtgTACATGTGTTGGTGCTCCATGTCTTAGTCTACCTGTTGATGTCCGTTGTGGGGAAAACATTtctttgcattatgattgttATTTTTTGAAGGAAGGTGTGCCTAATGAtgtattgtcatgatgaagtactAATTTTGCAGGGATCTCTGTTTGCtaaattactatatgctgcaaaaaTTATCTAAATGTATGAACCATGTGTCTGGGGAACAAACACcaagtatcctgtgctccatgagaaaGTTATCTCGCAAACCCGTATGCATGTCCTTGGACTTGCTTGTCTTACTCTATGAAAGGCTCTGCATTacttaacctcagtgagaactgcacttcaTCTCCAgggtgtgcttctcccatgcaCATGACATGAAGACTGATTCATGATATCAACGTTGGTTGATTCTTCTGAGACTTAGCAATTCTCTTCCAGATAGAAGAATTTCCCTCACACCATGTGTGTTGGAGCACTGGAGCACTTCTTGAATGTGTAGGTAGCCTGCATTGTGTTAATGGACACACAGAGTCCTGCACTGGACTCGAACTTGGGCATGAGAGTCAGGTGTGCTAGCAAGGACGCTAAAACCGATGGGTACTAACCTCCATTGCTAGCATGCCTCTCTAGGTTTTAGGGAGTGAGGTTTAttcaccacacagcactgtaccTGCTGGCGACCGTTACATTCACCCCCTAAACCTCACTCCCATCATGGGTTCATGGCACCAATTAGCTCTTTTCCGCTAGGACGGTGCTGGAGCCTGTGCCGATGCTGGTgtggagccagtgctgccttggtgcttTTTGAGAActggtgtcgtatgaaatatggaacgggATTAAAACTGAAATGGGTGCGTCCAGAAATGCATCAAATTCTGTCTGCAGTTATTAGTGTTAACCTTCACATTTGGAGGTACCAAACTGTGAAATGGCTGTTAAAGATACAACATACTTTAAATAAGTAAAGCGTGAAAGAGTGAAATTCCacttttgtggtgtatctaatCCCTTTACAGTACGTTTGGCTAACCGGGCCACTAATAGAGATAAGCGATACTTTGCCCATATACCTTGGCTCAATAAATTGATTGTAGATGACACGATGATATGGGATGTACATTAAGCATCACACAATACATTAAGCATCACACAGTGGTTAAACCTTCTCAAAGATTATATATCCATAGAACAAATTTCATCTCAGCATCAAAtctcacactttgaaaacatttggggtTCTTTTATGAGTTCACTGGACTTCCCTATTAActaactccaccaacaccaacacaaacacacacacacacacacacacacacacattacaatcccCCTACGAAATCTTACTTCCTCCCTTTCATCATCTTGCACTCGGATCTCGTAcctcccacatccacacatatactTCCCCACTACTTCCATACAACCCATTGTATGCAATACttggtcttgtcttgtcttatgtcagtctgtctgtctgtctgtctgtctgtccgtccacctgcttggttttgtcatgtcccattatggccagtgatgtcagtttgtctgtctgtctgccaacttagtcttgtcatgtcttgtcatgcttgtgtttttatgcgCCTGTCTGTCCTTtagcttgttgttgttatgtctcatcattcctctatctgtaggtctgtcctgtctgtccgtctgtctgtctatctaggaattatgagggagggagggagaaggaagggTGGGTTGTGGAGCGACTTCACTGAACGTACTGaatttgcacttgtttaaaataaataaataaagttgtcctccgaagagggggggtggtggagggccaaaaaaaaaaaaaaaaaaaaagatatgggATGTACATTACATGTCTATACGAATGAAATTATTGTCGTGAATTTGTAGCATGGTAGTATGTCTAGTAATTAGATATCATGTGTTGCTcctatattttaattaattgattttccCACTTTGATTTTGAAATGCACAGTTATATTGTGGACAGAATTTGACGCATTTCCAGTGAAAATGGCTGACCGGATGCACCAAGTGGAAAACCGCATGTAtctgttccagatttcatgccgttccatatttcatatgacACCAGCccacatttccacaggtttgggagcCGAACCGTAGGGACAGTTTGGGTAACTTCCGTGGGGAATGAATCATGGTGGACAGAACACATCTGCTATGCTGGCTTtaataaatttacttttacgctaggtttccacacagcgaaacacctcgtGAATTTTGCCAAACAACTTTaggctctgggggcaaaattcacgaaaacagcaagcctgtcacttagctcaaaagttcaaatgcttaaatgaaggtctacagtggccTGTTTGCAccgaccagagccgttgaggGAGTTTTTTCGACCGCTCTGgctccgactacgttcatgtgacatacaaacaacaacacgTGTCGAtatagacacaaatggttgcccatacatcttttaatcatatacacaTTTTTCTGTTACATATAGCCtggtcaaactttttttgtcaCTCCCACCTCTCTAGAAAACGTCACATACCAAATGCATCACATACTGATccgattggttctcgcgtggttctcatttgcatagccactgacgtcagcagttccaacttttgggaccagcaattctgcagTGGCACTCctttttggcaccggcaccagtattttttcagtggtccTAGATTGGGCACCAGCACcgcgtcagtggaaaaggggtaaatGTAACCTGTGTtgtatagacagacacacacagccccacacTGGACTCAATCACGCAACCTCATGGGAGTCGGACgcgctagcaaggaggctaaaacccatggaTAATAGACACAGTCATCAGCACACATCTTGTGCATGCTTCTGTACCCACTGTCTACCACTAAATGTAGAGGTGAAGTTGTTTTACTATTGGTTTAGCCCCCTGCACCGATCTTAGAAGCAAGAGCAAACTTAACTcatctttctttatttgaacatttcatttttattattattattattattactgttgttgtttattattattattattattattattattattgttgttgttgttgttgttgtctgtcatATTTGGGGTTTTCCAGTGGTTCATTTGAATTCTTCTCATTCAGTTTATATTTCCTGTAATAAAACCCTCCCATTTCTGTGCCCCTCTTTTGGCCCGTACAGTACAGTccttgtcacaacctgcaccgccattttggacttttggtttgccatgtctttgtgctcctgttctttgtctgtctccgcccctcacctgttcctgttttgtctcattattaccttgttaattttatccaatcctgtgttgccctgttcagttctccttctatttaagtcctagtgtttgccttgtactttgtctatcgttgtttgtgtttttgcacactgttatgctgcacctttttgttatcagcttttgttatttgtttgcactgtattatggtcttcattttaagtaaagccttccgttttatcaccgtcaaccatcgtgccttgcacttgggtcctgcaccacaccaccagcgtgacagtcCTTTACAAAGTGACTatacagtattaaaaaaaaaaagtgctgtttgTCTAAACAAGTGGAAACATATCTGATCTGTACTCAAAATAACCTAGGATAACAAAGTAAGATATGAAGATGATGGCTCAAATATTTTGAGTGTTAATAAGTGCTTAACTGATACCCTGAACCAAGGGTAAAACAGCGCATATATTATTGGGTTCACGCATGAGTTCATATTCATAACCCAAGCAAAAAAACTGGTTAAAGTTGATGCAGAATTCATACCACCCTCAACTAGAATGGAAATGTAATATGGTACCCAAGAGAGCATATAAATTGCAACAACTATACCTAAAGTTTTTGCTGCTTTCCTCTCAGATTTGGAAGCCACGCCATCGTCGTTAGATTTTAAATTTACTTTAACAGACTTAATCACATTAGCCTGACGTCTTGCAACGCAAAATATTCTCATATACAAGGAGCATACAACAAAGCATGGTGCAATTAAGGAACAAAAAAGGTCAATAAAAAGCCAAGAGAAGCTgttcacaagcacacactctccATAGCATGTGACGTGTGTCTCTggataaaataaatgattaaacaatatacatacagaatACATAAGAGAACAAGACCAGCAAATGAATATACAAATCAAAGTTTTACCTTTGGTTACAAAAGACGTATAGCGTAATGGATCACTCACAGCAATATAGCGGTCAATGGATATGAAAACCATATTGCCTAGAGATACTGATATAACAGTATAGCCAATCAACGGGTAAATGGAGCAAAACACATCCCCAAAGTACCAGCAATTTTCAATTAGTCGTATGCTCTCCAAGGGCATGACAAAAAATCCTACAGTCAGATCTGatacagccagagagaggatgaggaagtTTGTTGGAGTGTGGAGCTGCTTGAAGTGAGAAATAGAGATGATCACCAGCAGGTTCAAGAACACTGTTAACACTGACAAAGAGGCAAAAAATATGTACATCataatgttttctcctctaGTCCGCAAAGCCTTCATACAAGAGAGGTTTTGAAGTGGAAAGCAATACTGAATTTGTTGGTTTTCTTCCACTGTAAGGCGGTTATCCATCCTGTTCAAGTAACAGATTACCATTTGAGGATGAA
This region includes:
- the LOC115828240 gene encoding trace amine-associated receptor 6-like, encoding MDNRLTVEENQQIQYCFPLQNLSCMKALRTRGENIMMYIFFASLSVLTVFLNLLVIISISHFKQLHTPTNFLILSLAVSDLTVGFFVMPLESIRLIENCWYFGDVFCSIYPLIGYTVISVSLGNMVFISIDRYIAVSDPLRYTSFVTKGKTLICIFICWSCSLMYSVCILFNHLFYPETHVTCYGECVLVNSFSWLFIDLFCSLIAPCFVVCSLYMRIFCVARRQANVIKSVKVNLKSNDDGVASKSERKAAKTLGIVVAIYMLSWVPYYISILVEGGMNSASTLTSFFAWVMNMNSCVNPIIYALFYPWFRVSVKHLLTLKIFEPSSSYLTLLS
- the LOC115828711 gene encoding trace amine-associated receptor 6-like; translated protein: MQYCYPLDNSSCNRNLRPKFEYIIMYLFFLSVSVCTVILNLLVIISISHFKQLHTPTNLLILSMAVADMIVGLFVMPLEGIRLIETCWYFGDVFCVSFPVVLFVVVSASLGNIVFISVDRYIAVSDPLHYTFKVTLHKATFCISITWLCSSVYSVCMLHNHIFYAETRSTCHGECRLVISFIWVVIDVFVSLLAPCLIVIVLYLRIYCVAKYQVKVINSVTVSTKLGGNGHTLKKSERKAAKTLGITVVIYLLCWMPYYILTLSLEKITSLSLLETFLRWFMYLNSCMNPIIYALNYPWFKISAKLILNLKIFEKSSSYLNLFTDEM